One window of Etheostoma spectabile isolate EspeVRDwgs_2016 chromosome 6, UIUC_Espe_1.0, whole genome shotgun sequence genomic DNA carries:
- the LOC116690826 gene encoding uncharacterized protein LOC116690826 gives MSATCDFTGMHLHVQASSTSASDAPQPVDASIYPSLEQRTSTSSSPTNHEVLSVSSLVPSTVLTLMPHCEPPANGNLFPELPSLYEVTSEPQLPGTLSSPSGSSGAKDKKILASTLPCSDNSQEVQQWKPSDGGPLEEGSVGLMLPKDLPAEEPDSQPQACSFRKMQLILSLSMIINVVIISALLGPVYGEPVAYLSHSLLSPIGAQSSQGLLKSRMTM, from the exons ATGAGCGCTACCTGCGACTTTACAGGTATGCATTTGCACGTCCAAGCAAGCAGCACCAGCGCTTCCGATGCACCGCAGCCAGTTGATGCGTCAATCTATCCGTCCCTTGAGCAGCGGACATCAACATCTTCAAGTCCAACTAATCATGAAGTACTGAGTGTGTCGTCTCTGGTCCCTTCTACTGTCCTCACACTCATGCCTCACTGTGAACCTCCAGCCAATGGAAATTTATTCCCAGAGCTACCATCCTTATATGAAGTAACATCAGAGCCTCAACTTCCAGGAACTTTATCTTCTCCCTCCGGTTCCTCCGGGgctaaagataaaaaaatcctGGCTTCAACACTTCCTTGCAGTGATAATTCCCAGGAAGTTCAGCAGTGGAAACCGTCAGATGGAGGCCCACTGGAGGAGGGATCAGTAGGCCTCATGTTACCCAAAGATCTCCCTGCTGAAGAGCCAG ATTCACAACCTCAAGCCTGTTCATTTCGAAAGATGCAACTGATTTTGAGCCTCTCTATGATCATCAATGTGGTCATCATCTCAGCTCTCTTAG GGCCCGTTTACGGAGAGCCTGTTGCCTACCTATCTCACTCCCTATTAAGCCCCATT